GAGCCAGTTTGGGAGATAGTACCCAAGTTAGTTAAGGATGCATTGTTGCCAGTGATGGTCACTGCAACCGTTGAGCCGTTTACTTTTAAAGAACGGCCTGCTGCAACACTACCTGTTTGGCCGCTGCCAGAACCCAAGGTTTGTGCGGTGGTTGAATCAGCATTGATAGTAAAGCTGGCAGCAAATACAGGGCTAGCAGTCAGCTGTATCAGACCTGCCAGAACTACAGCTACGGCAAGGCGATTAGGCTTTAAGGCGAATTGGCTTGGGGTGAATTGCATTGAGGATTCCCTGTTATTTTGGATTTAAACGAATTTATCCCCGCACTATACGAACCGAATATGACAAGCGCATTAATCAAAGTAAGAACATTGAAAAGCTGTTTATATAGTGATTTGGCATCAGCATGACTATGTGATGTTTTGATGACGTTTCTGCAAATTCAATAGTGGTAACTGCCATGTAATGTCTGCTAGTCTTGCGCCCTTTTTACGCACGCATTCGTGCTTATACTCTTAATTAACTTAAGCAGAAGGATTAAAAAATGCAGAAATTCATGACAGGTATTCAAACATTCGCCATTCTGGTCATCGCATGTGCGCTTTGTGTCATTGCCTCTCAGGCAGCAAATAAGCATGGGAAATTACCTGAATTATCAAGCCAATATCATGCAGTCGCTTTAATGAATGGTCAGCTATTTTTCGGGCGCATTGACAGCTTGGGGGATGATTACACCGTGTTGCGAGATGTGTTCTATATTCAGGCCCGCCAAAAGCCAGGCACCACAGAAGTAGCGAATGTACTCATTAAGCGTGGCGGCGAAGCACACGCACCAGATCGCATGATCATCAACCGCCAGCAAGTGCTATTGATTGAACCTGTCAAACAAGACTCGCAGATTGCAAAGCTCATCGCGGAGCAAAACACAGTACATTAGGTCGCATTGGCATGCTAGTTGCTAATTACATATTGAAACACATGTTTGAATCAGTTTTTATTTTTAAGAGGTGCATCACTTTTTAATATGTAGATTGGGGCTAATCATGACAAGGTATTTGTTTGCTTTATTGTATTTGAGTTTAGCGTTACCCGCGGCGGCCATGCCAACGGATGAATTGCTACAAAAAATCAATACCTTGGTCGTGCGTGTGCAGGTGGAGCTTGCTAATGGCGGTTACGGAGTTGGCTCTGGCGTAGTGGTAGCTGAAGACCAGATTGTTACCAATTGCCATGTGATTGCGAACGCCAATTCAATAGGGGTACTCAGTAACAGAACCGCTTATACGGTCACTGCCATCAAAGCCGATTGGCACCATGATGTATGTATTCTAAAAGTAGATGGTTTAAATGCACCAGTTGCTAGCATTAGCCCCAGTAAAAACCTGAAATACCAACAACCAGTATTCGCTACTGGCTTCCCCGACTTTTCCCCAGTACCTTCCAGCACTTTTGGCTATGTAAAAGCCTTATACCCGATGGATGACAGCGTGATTGTGCGTGCATCTAGCACTTTCAGGTTGGGTGATAGTGGCGGTGGACTATTTGATGATAGTGGCAACCTAGTGGGCGTCATGACCCTGAAAAGCCCAGGCCATAATGCCTATTATTACTTCATGCCAGTGGAATGGGTGCAAGCTTTACTGAAACAACCAGAACAAGCGCTTGGTACAAAAAGTGAACTGCCATTCTGGGCAGAGTCTCTGGATAAATGGCCTTCATTCATGCGGGTAGTACAGCCGTATCTGACTGAAGATTGGGCTTCGCTACAAAAAGTCGCCACACAATGGACAAAAGAAGAGCCTAACAATGCAGAAGCTTGGTTTTACTTGGCTGCAGCAGAATACGGAAACAACAATAACTTGATCTCTGAGATTCATTTACGCAGAGCCGTTGCGCTTAATAGTCAACACAGCCTTGCGCTCTATTATCTGGGCCTGATTGCTGAAGATGATGGCAAGCACATGGAAGCACTCACCAGTATTGCTCTACTCAACAAGTTCGATGTTGCCGTGGCCGACCAACTCAAGGTTGCCATAGGCATTATTCCAGACCAGCAATAAAAGCTTATTGGAGGTTTGCGCCCAGTTCCTCAACAGCATCGCTGTTGAGGTCTTTTAGTAACATAGTAAGCCTTTGTAGTTCTTGAACATTCCCCTCTGTTTTAGCCAATTTAGCTAAAGCCAGCATGCTGGCTGTGTGCCTTGGATTAGCCTTTAATACTTGACCATATAATTGTTGTGCGGCTTTAGTTTCCCCCAGATTTTCCTCTGCTAAAGCAAGGTAATAACTTGCCTCTATAGCAGTTGGTTCTTTACTTTGCCAATCCTGAGCAATGGATTTCAAGCTTACCCAATCCTTATTTTGCACAGGCAGCACAATCCGCATGAAGAACGGTTGCTGACCTTCAGGACTATCCCAAAATGGCGTACCAGATTGTCCCAATTCTTTAAGGTCCGGGGCATTAAGCAACGCTTTGATCCATTTAACGGGTACACCAAAATAATAGGCATCGTGCCCTGGGCTTTTAAATGTGTTCAAACCGTACAGTTTGCCTTCATCATCAAATATCGGGCTACCACTTGCGCCCAACATAAAGGAGTCTGAAGTACGAATCACCATACCGTCATCCAGCGGATAAAGCGCTTTGACATTGCCGAATGTAGTTTGTGGTTTAGGCGCGCCACCTTGAAAACCAATGGAAAAAATCGATTGCTCATACTGCGGCGACTCACTGTCCGCCAGCACCACTGGCTTCATTCCCAAATAATCAACCTTGAGCAGGCACACATCATGGCGCCAGTCTTCTTTGACAGCTACTGGATTAAACGTATCACCATGCGCCGTAACGTTTACACCCACAGCATTGGTTAACACGTGGCAATTAGTCGCCACGTAATCTTCGGCGACCACAACTCCAGAACCCACGCCTCGCGCGCCACTTTTGGTGGCCGTGTTGATTTTTACAATAGACCCTTTAAGCGTATAGATCTGGTCTAAAGTAGGCTCGGCGTAGGCGTTAATACTGATTGATGCAAAAATAATGGGCAAGATAGTCTGGCGCATAATTTAATCCAAGGTTGATCAGAATGTGTGATGAGCAGATTTAATAAGTAAGCCATAAAACTAATCAATAGACTTGGCAAGTATGCAATACGTTCGTTTAATAGGAACTCATTAGTTTCTGTTAAAGTCTGAGCATGGAGACATGGACTTAAAGGATGCAGGGATGACTGATAACAACGAAAAAATACAAGAAAATAACACCACCAGCTACACCACACTTGAAGAAGTGGTCGCCCACACCTGTAGCTGCAAGTTGAGAACGATTTGTCCAGATAAACACTCCAGCGAGTGCTTAAAAGACCGTAACCTCTACCAAGAATTCATGCTGGCTAGAGCAGCGCACTAAATCACTTACTAGCGTCAGGCAACGCTAAATCTGCACTTTCAACCTCATAGCCTGCGCTTACCCAGGCATCTATGCCGCCAGTCAATGGGCGCACGCGGTGGTAGCCTTTTTGGATGAGTAACTTTGCCATTTTTGCGGCACTCGCCTCGTTGGGGCATGCGCAATATAAAATCACTTCGCCTTCCACATTAGATTCCAATGCAAAGGCATCCACGGTATCTGCCGTTAACGTAATTGCGCCGGGGATTCTGCCACCTGTTTGCAGCTGTGTTGGGCGTACGTCAATAATCACAGGCGATTGACCAGCTTTGAGCATAGTACCAAGCTCCTCCACTGTGATCTGCTCCATGCGTAGCGCCTTCATAAACCGATAACGCTCCCACCATTTAGAAGCAACGAAAGCCACCAAAGCCAGCGCAATCAACATGGCGCCAAAGCGCCCCATTTGTGCAAGTGAAGAAATCAACTCGTCAATCGTGCTGCTGAATAAACTACCCAATAAAATCGCAGAACCCGCCCAGATAGCAGCACCCAAGCTATCAAAAATTATAAATGTCCAAGGCTTGGTACCCACAGTGCCGGCCAAGGCACTGGATATAGAAGCAAAGCCAGGAATGAACTTACAGAACAACAAGGCTGGCGGGCCGATACGCAAATAAAGCGACTCCGTTTGCCGCACACAAGAATCAGGCGATAGAGAAATCTTGCACAATTTAGCCATCACTCTACGGCCATATTTGCGGCCCGCCATGTACCAGATCACATCCGCCAATAAGGCTGAGAAGACCGCCGTAAACAACAAACTAGGCGCTGTATATTGCCCTTGTCCAAGCAACGCACCAGTCAGCAGCAATGCGGGATAGGCTGGAATCGGCAAACCGATCTGCTCCAGAAACACATTGGCAAATACAATCAGCAAGCCGTACTGCTGCAATAAATCTACGAGGTAAGTCATGCGTTCTCAATCTTAATTAGAATTCATCATATGGTGACTTAATATCACGACATCAAGGGTTGATCTCAAATATCTACCATGCTTACTAAACACAGAACAGCTTTAGTGATCTACATATTGATCCATCAGCGCTGCAACCCAATCCATAAACACTTGCACACGGCGCGCCAAGTGGCGTCTATGTGGGTAAATTAAGGAAATAGGCATCGGTTCTGCATGGTAGTTTTTGAGTATCTGCACCATGGCGCCAGAGTCGAGATAATGTTTTACGCCTTCGTAAGGCACTTGCACGATGCCTAAGCCTGCAAGGCAAGCGGCACTGTAGGTATCGGTACTGTTGACCGTGATTGCGGCTTTCATTTTTAAGTGAATATATTTTTCTCCGTTGAAATATTCCCATGCTGGTGCTTTAGCACCCAAGACTGGCGCGTAGTCCACAATAAAATGCTGGCCTAAATCTTCAATCGACATTGGCTCACCATACTTTTGAATGTAGCTTGGGCTGACGCAATTGACCAACTTGAGATGCCCTAATGGCCGCGCGATCAAGCCTGAGTCTGCGAGATTGCCGATGCGGATCAGGCAATCAAACCCCTCTGCGACAATGTCCACACGCCTGTCGGTGCTACTAAGTTCAATCTGGAGATTCGGATGCTGGCTCATGAATGCTGGCAAATTTGGAATCACCAGATTTCTAGCAATGTTGATCGGCATATCGACACGTAAACGGCCATTGATGGGCGTTGAGGCTTGCTGAAACATCGCATCGACCTCGTCCACTTCCGCCAGCAGGTCTTTGCAACGTTCATAGAATATCTGACCATCTTGGGTAAGTTGCACTTTGCGCGTGGTACGGTGCAAAAGTCGCACACCCATCTGGCTTTCCAGTTGTTGGATAGCGGTTGAAATGCCGCCTTTTTGTATGCCCGTTTGTTCTGCAGCCTTGGTAAAGCTGGCCAGCTCGGCAACACGGACAAACACCTGCATGGCGCTTAATTTATCCAAATCCACTCCTATTGTTCTATTTAGTAGAACACTGAAACTTAAATTATAGAGTTTATCTCTTTAATTCACTTCAATACACTGTTTATCAGGCAATACATTTCAACATTGATTAAGGAGTTTGATATGAACAACAAAATTGCAATTGTGACCGGCGGTAGCCGCGGTTTAGGCAAGAACATGGCATTGCATCTCGCCAAAAAGGGGATTGATGTCATCCTCACCTACAACAGCAAACTGGCTGAAGCGAATGAGGTGGTTACAGAGATTGAGCAAGCTGGTGGTAAGGCGGTAGCGCTTCAACTGAATGTTGGCGACAGCAAATCATTCGCGGCATTCACTGAGCAGGTGAAAGCTGCATTGAGGAACACATGGAATACCGAACACTTTGATTTCTTGGTGAACAATGCAGGCATAGGCGTTCACGCCTCTTTTGCTGAAACCACTGAAGAACAATTTGACCAGTTACTCAATATTCACCTGAAGGGCGCATTTTTCCTCACCCAGAAACTACTACCGGTGATTAATGAAGGTGGTCGTATCATCAATATCTCTAGTGGTTTGGCGCGCTTTGCCCTACCTGGATATTCGGCTTATGCAACCATGAAAGGCGGCATTGAAACCCTGACCAAGTACATGGCCAAAGAACTAGGCAGCCGTGGCATTGCAGTCAATGTGGTCGCACCTGGGGCGATAGAAACCGACTTTGGCGGTGGCGCTGTGCGCGACAATGCGCAACTTAACCAGTTTGTAGCCGCGCAAACTGCGCTAGGCCGTGCTGGTTTGCCAGATGATATTGGCGGAGTCATCGCATCATTGCTGTCAGAAGACAACCGCTGGGTGAATGGCCAGCGTATTGAGGCTTCAGGCGGCATGTTTCTGTAAATCAGCTACCAGCCATAGCCAACGGTAAAGAGGAGGGTAGAGTCTTCTTTGGTGCGCCCGGGCGATGGCTGGCTATCCCAGTTAAAGTTAAGCTGGGTAGTCGCGTTGAAACCAAACAAAAGCGGGAACCTCAAACCAGTCTTACTTGAGAACAGCGTCTGGCTGGTTTGTTGCAAGCCCAGCAGTACTTCGTGCTCATGAAAAAAGCGGACGTCATTTTTAAACAAAAGCTGGTCATACTTAATCGCCCAGCGCAGGGCAGGATAGCTTTCTGGATCAGCCTGATAATAATCCTCAGTGATATAGTTCAAACCACCTTCAAGTGCCAGATTGATATTGGGCGTTTCAAATATCTGGTAACCGCTACCAGCACCCGAAACACTGCGCAATCGCAAATCGCGGAAGCGATCATTCTCTAAAGACTGGTTCAGATAACCATACCAGCGTGGTGAGAAGAAATAATCGTATTTGCCATAAGCACGGCTATTAAACTGGGTATTACTCCCCCGGTCTTCAGCATGGTTGAACACACCGCCAAAGGTATATCGACTAAATTGTTTTCGCGCGATGGTTTCGCCATCAAACCGTATGGATTGCGTATCACTATTGCCCTGAGTAATGGTACCGCCCGCATTGATATGCCCTGACCAGCGCGTACCTAAGCCTGCCAAATCAACTGATGGGTTAATGTAGCGTGTTTCGTTCAAGTCAAAATCTCGCTCATCCTTTTCACCGACAATCTTGCCTTCACCAGCCTCCATACTTTCGATCTTGCCTTTCACAATGCTGCCATCGCTTAATACAATCTGCTGCGGTTCATCTGAAGTAAGATTCTGGATTTCTGACCATTGAATATTGATTTCGCCTGCATAACTGGTTTTAAACACCAATTTTTCGGTTTCTTTTTTGATGATTTCACCCGTAATGACATCGCCATTTTTAAGCAAGACCTGGTCTGCTAAAGCGAAATGGCTGGCTATTAAAGTAAGCCAGATAAGTACCTGAAAGATGTTTTTTAGTTGTGGCATATTGCCTCCTTATCATCATGAGGTCGATTAAAATGGTGTTAGGTATACAACCAGAATTCACTCTGGCAATTGATAAACAGTAGCGTAGTTCTATGACGAAGTTGGTTTATTGCGTAAAGGTTCGAGTAAGTGTTTCAGGCCGTTATGGTCTATCTCTTGAATCAGCGCAAGTAAGCGACCAATCTCGCCTGGTGGAAAGCCTTCTCTGGCAAACCAGTTAAGGTAATTGCCAGGCAAATCGGCCAGTATGCGCCCCTTGTACTTGCCGTATGGCATGGTGATAGTCACCAATCGTTGTAAATCTTCGACTTGCATTAACTCTTGGCTACTTGTGTTTATATTGCGTAGCGCAATAGGCACGACTGATTTCTGGGGATCTTAGCGCGCTATGTTTGGTTGTTCTGCCAGTCACGCGTTTACGCCACATTCTAAATGAGCTAGCTTTCATGGATGAGCGCATGAGCTTGATCACATCGGCCTCGCTTAATTGAAACTGTTGTTCTATCGCCTCAAACGGTGTGCGGTCTTCCCACGCCATTTCTATAATGCGGGAGACTTCTTCTTCAGTCAGTGGATTGTCGGCTTTAATCGTCATTAGATTTCGTCCAAAGCCTCAGCCTTGCAAATCACAGCAGAACCTACAGTTAATTGCCCACCACGAATGACCTTGGCAGTGATTCCGCCATGTCCGCGCATCGCGTTATAGCCGCCTTTGCCCAATAGCTCTTCCATCAGCGAGCAAGGCTCACAAGGGCCTGTAGCTTCAAGATCACCTATCTGGATATACACAGGCTGGTCTTTAAACAAACTTCGCGCGGCTAATAGATTGAATCCAGACACCACCAGATTACGCCTTAACGTTTTGGCCTCCAATGTTTCCAACCCAACCAAGCTGGCGACCACTGGCAAATGCTCCGCCTGTATCAACGTCACTTGACGCTTACTCACCACCGTAGTGATTTTCTTATCTGCAGAGCGATCTCCCTGCAGGCCTAAACCAGCAATGGCAATCGCCTCAACTACACTTTTTATAGCTGCACGACGTGCTGGCCGCAACAAGATTTGCTCTAGTCGGCCAGCTTTAGAAAACTGTGTGGTGAACCCACGTAAAGTTTGTTGTTCAAAAGCCATATAAATACAGGAGTATGATTTGCTGCGATAGTTCGATTTTATAACCATATGCCTGCCAAGCAGGCTTTAATTTGAGCGTTAAATAATGTTTAAAAAAGCTGTTCTTTTATGGGGGTTTTTAATTCTGGCATCCGTTGCAATAGCAGATGAAACCACGCTACAAGCAGGATTCGACCAGAAATATCAGGATTACTTTGGGACCAATAGCCAAAGCTTGCTCCCATTTTCTTCGATAGAAAAATCAGATTGGAAAAAGCTACAGGCATCTCGCCCATTGAAAGTGGTGTTCGTAGAGCCAGACAAATACTACAACAGCAAACTCTATACTTTGACCATGTATCAAGCCACTGACGATGGTCAATATTATTTGGATGTAAAAGGTGGTTTCTGGGGGATGGATGACCTGATTTATGGGCCGTTATCGGCTAAAGAATTGCAATAACAAGAGTTTCACTAAATTGGTTTTAGCGATGCCTCATACCTGCGGGCTTGCCAAACAACCAACCCTGCCCGAGCGTGCAATTCAGTTTATTGAGTAGGTTACGTGTTTCTTCAGTCTCAATGCCTTCGGCGAGAACTTCCATGCCTAGTGACTGCGCAAGATCAATCGAGGCACGCACAATCTGCAGACTTTCATGATTCGTAAGCATGCGGCTGACAAAAGCACGGTCTATTTTCAGAGTGTGTATCGGGTAGCGTTGCAGGTAATCAAGGCCTGAAAATCCAGTACCAAAGTCATCCAGCGCAATAGTCAGGCCTAGTGATTGCAGACCTACCAAGACTTCTAACGCCACCTGCGTGTTGCCAATCATGCAGGTTTCAGTGAGCTCCAGTTTAAGCTCATTTGCTGGCATATTATATTCATCGAGTATCGCTTTGACTTCATCAACAAATGTAGCACCCGTGAGCTGTGCGGCCGACATGTTGACGCTGACAAACGGTTGATCATCACGTGAGCGCTTGCGCAGTATGGGCCAATCGATGCAGGCCTGTTTAAGCGTCCACAAACCTATGTCGCGAATCTGGCCAGTTTGTTCGGCAAGCCCCAGAAAATCCAGCGGTGGAATCATGCCCTGCACCGGATGCATCCAACGGAGTAAGGCCTCAAAACCTTTGATTTTACTATCACTAATTGTGCAGATAGGCTGGTAATAGAGCTCAAATTGCTGTGCCTGCAAGGCGAAACGCATATCTTCTGCCAGCGACAGATTAGCAACAGCGCGCTGCCTAATTAATACATCGGCACTGTAGCGCTGGGGATCATACTGCTCAACTTGTTTGCCTTCTGCATACTGACCATGCTTATGTCTAAAGCGCTCAAGCACGACATGCAGTAAATGTTGAATAACAGGGTCTGTTTTTTCTAGCAACTCATCCACCATATTGCGCTGTATGGGGACTAGAACGGTATGCACGACTGCGCGCACGGTGGCAGTTCTTGGTTGATGGTCGATTAGGGCGATTTCGCCGATGAGGTTATCTTTGCCTAACAGGCTGATGCGAATTTTATTCTCGCCTTCCCCTATGCAGACTTCAACGCAGCCTTCTTCAATAATATAGGCTGTGTCGCCAAGCTCACCTTCTTGAAAAATACATTCGCCTGCCTGCACGACTTGACGACTTAGATGCTCAAACAAGGCGACCTCCCTATTTCATCACATGAGACTTTCCGAATGTGACTTGTACAAAGAGGATTCGTAAGCCACTATTTATTAAACATAATACATCATTAGTCTAATCTCTAGTGTTATGAAAAAACGCGTCCAGATCAATAAATCTCTGGTACGAAAAGACGCTCATCCACTGGCTGGCGAACATAGTCATCATGCCTGATACGTTCAGGCAATTCGATGCTAGGGCGCTTGATTTCTTCGTAGGGCATTTGCTGCAACAAGTGGTGGATACAATTCAAGCGCGCAGTCTTTTTATTGTCCGCTTGCACTACCCACCAAGGGGCCTCAGCGATATGCGTGCGCTCAAGCATGACTTCTTTAGCCTTGGTATATTCTTCCCAGCGACGACGTGATTCCAAATCCATCGGGCTGAGTTTCCATTGACGCAACGGGTCGTGAATCCGGCCTAAAAAGCGCAGGTGCTGCTCTTCATCCGAAATCGAAAACCAGTATTTGATGAGTTGAATACCAGAGCGCACCAGCATCTTTTCAAATTCTGGCACTGAGCGGAAAAACTCCTCGTATTGCTCGTCATCACAAAACCCCATCACGCGCTCAACGCCTGCACGGTTGTACCAGCTACGGTCAAACAGCACCATTTCACCCGCAGCAGGCAAATGGGAGATATAACGCTGGAAGTACCATTGCGTACGCTCTCTATCGTTAGGCGCTGGCAATGCTGCTACTCGGCAGACGCGAGGGTTCAAACGCTGTGTGATACGCTTGATCACGCCACCTTTGCCTGCGGCATCGCGTCCTTCAAATAAAATCACTACCTTATGGCCAGTGCTGGCAACCCAATCCTGTAGCTTGACCAGCTCGCCCTGCAAGCGAAATAGCTCGCGAAAATACAGGCGACGCTGTTCTTTATCTTCGCTGGACAGTTCGCCTGTTTCAGCACCGACCAATTCATCCAGAATACGGTCATCCAGTTCAAGCTCGTACTCTTCATCGTAACTATCGTTCACGTCAGATTGAACGCGACGGCTTAATTCTTCATGATCTAAAGTCATAACAAACCCAATGGAATATGCCTGCGCAAACATGGAGGCTAGGTTTGATTCTATGGAGAATTCGTGTCAGCAATGTGACACTGGATTGAAGTAGAGCTAGATCGTACGATTAAAGCGAAGGGGTATATCGTTAAGACTGCATCGCGCGGTCAATCGCCAGCCTGGCAGCTGCCATGGCCTGTTCTTCACGCATGCTTTCTTTTTCTTCATCACTGAAAGGCAACAGCCTGCCGCCCTCAGTTAACGAATAACGTATGGAGCGATCAACCACGATATTGGCGACAATCAGATCGTGGCGCTTTTCTTCACGATTACGATAAAGCGTGGACATTGTTTCTCCCGAATTTAAGATACCAGCACTTGCATTTAAACCCTTGATTTGAACAATTCTGCCTGCATATTAACAATATGGAAACGACTAATTTTTTGGAATACTAAACTTTGCGCCCCATCCTCTTTTTATCAGCCTTTTTCAGCTTAATTCTTGTACTGCATGGCTATATTGGCATACGCCTGCTTTCTGACTTACCCATAGGTTTTAATGGACATTTAACGGGGATCTTTTTACTGATCATCTCTAGCTTGCTCATTCCGTTGGGCATGCTGGCGCGCTTCATTAAGCGCCAGCCTTTGTCTGATGTATTGGCTTGGGTAGGGCTACTCGCCATGGGGCTTTTTTCATCGCTATTAGTGCTTACCTTTTTGCGTGATGTAGCGTTAATGTTGATGAGCTTATTTTCAAAAACATTGCCTAGTCACTTGATTGAGGTCTTTCCAATGTGGTCTGCTGTTTCAGTGCCTGTATTAGCATTGACTGTCACCTTAATCGGCTTCATCAATGCCAGAGCGCGAGCAAGCGTGGTGCATATTGATATCCCCATCGCTCAGTTGCCCGATGGCTTACATGGATTCACTATCGTGCAAATCAGCGATATTCACGTTGGCCCAACCATCAAGCGCAACTACCTACAGGCGATTATTGAAAAAGTGAATAGCCTGAATGCCGACTTGATCGCTATCACAGGCGACATGGTCGATGGGAATGTCGAAACCCTCGCAAAACATACTTCAGGGCTTGCCGATCTGCGCGCGCGCCATGGCAGCTATTTTGTCACAGGCAACCATGAATATTATTCAGGGGCGCATGCCTGGATTACCGAGTTCAGGCGGCTGGGTTTGCAGGTCTTGATGAATGAGCACGTAGTGTTGAAACATGACGATGCTGAGATTGTCATTGCAGGCGTCACCGATTACAGCGCACACCAGTTTGACCCAGCGCACAGAAGTGACCCGGTAGCCGCCATACATGGCGCTCCTGACAGTGCAAGCACGAGAGTATTACTTGCTCACCAACCGCGGAGTGCGGCATTAGCTTCGCGTGCGGGGTTTGATTTGCAGCTCTCAGGGCATACGCATGGCGGGCAATTCTGGCCGTGGAATCTATTTGTACCACTGCAACAGCCCTTTACTGCAGGCTTGAACCGTCTGGAAAATCTATGGATATATACCAGTCGCGGCACAGGCTATTGGGGACCACCAAAACGCTTCGGCGCACCTTCCGAAATCACCAAGATTCGGCTAGTGCCTGCGCTTTAGTTGCTGCCTGCGCTCTAACAGATTAGCTGGGTTACTTTTTCTTGGCCGCAGTTTCTGTTTTTAATCCAACGGTTCGACCTGCAAAACCAGCGGCATCAAAATAAGGTAATTTGCCAACAAATTGCTGGTTAAGTATTGTGGATAAACCATTACTTGCAGGTGGTGAAGTCAAGAGTTGGCTTTGCCATTTCACCGCCTTGCCACCCTTCAAGCTTTCGCTTAATACACGGCCTTGCAACTCGCCTTTGTTGGGTATATTCAACTGCAATAGATGCGCCATGGTCATGCCAATATCGGCATTGCTCGCTGGCGCCAAGTTCTTAAAGCGCTGCTTAAAGTCAGGGCCAATCGCAGCCATAAAATTCTTGGTGTCGGCGCGACTAAATGATCCGTGCATGCCTTGACCTTGCTGAAGGTTGCTATCAGCCACCACTGCAGCGCAAACTGTCACCACTTTACAACCTGTGTCATATGAGCGGAAATTCACCACGATGGCAGGCTGAGGCGTGATGGCTGAACCTTTAAACCCAATGCTGCTCATCGGCAAAGTGCCTGCAATATTGCCCAAATCATCATCCACAAATACGCCGCTCACGTAATCTTGTGCTAACAGCAGATCAACCACTTTGAGGGCAAGTTCCTTGGCGTTTCCTTGTGGCAAGTAGATGAGGTCAGAGCCACCATTTGCGGCTACCACGACATCTGGCAATTCTGCATTTGCGCCAATCAGGCCATTGGCGCGTTTGGGGTGTTGGCCAGCTTTGATATCCACCAAAGCATTCTTTGCATCTGGGTCGTACAAAGGCATATCTAGCCCGATGGCCAAATCCATCGCCAGAAAGCCCGCAGGCAATTTGCCACTACTTACATCAGAGTAGCTAATATTGGCAGATGAGCTTGTCTCACTCTCTTTGGAAATAGTCGAAAAACCATGATCGGCAGCCACCAGAATGTTGGTGGTTTTATCAAGGCCAAGCGCTTGCAAGGTTTGAACCAACGCAGATAAATTATCATCTGCATTACGG
This genomic window from Methyloradius palustris contains:
- a CDS encoding metallophosphoesterase — protein: MRPILFLSAFFSLILVLHGYIGIRLLSDLPIGFNGHLTGIFLLIISSLLIPLGMLARFIKRQPLSDVLAWVGLLAMGLFSSLLVLTFLRDVALMLMSLFSKTLPSHLIEVFPMWSAVSVPVLALTVTLIGFINARARASVVHIDIPIAQLPDGLHGFTIVQISDIHVGPTIKRNYLQAIIEKVNSLNADLIAITGDMVDGNVETLAKHTSGLADLRARHGSYFVTGNHEYYSGAHAWITEFRRLGLQVLMNEHVVLKHDDAEIVIAGVTDYSAHQFDPAHRSDPVAAIHGAPDSASTRVLLAHQPRSAALASRAGFDLQLSGHTHGGQFWPWNLFVPLQQPFTAGLNRLENLWIYTSRGTGYWGPPKRFGAPSEITKIRLVPAL
- a CDS encoding MOSC domain-containing protein, yielding MAFEQQTLRGFTTQFSKAGRLEQILLRPARRAAIKSVVEAIAIAGLGLQGDRSADKKITTVVSKRQVTLIQAEHLPVVASLVGLETLEAKTLRRNLVVSGFNLLAARSLFKDQPVYIQIGDLEATGPCEPCSLMEELLGKGGYNAMRGHGGITAKVIRGGQLTVGSAVICKAEALDEI
- a CDS encoding alkaline phosphatase family protein, producing MMKKSLFILASFLLNVSLCQAASPQAHNIILFVPDGLRADIVSKERAPTMASLRDHGVNFTNSHSLFPTFTTPNASALATGHLLGDTGNFGNTIYAGFAVKSAKDSVTPFIENDAVLTDIDEHFVGNYLNEESILAAARKAGYATAAIGKLGPVAIQDLTANNQTIIIDDSTGREGGIALSAAIQAKLQALGLPVQTPARGDNGKAGDKEKPGTQVANVEQQQYFVDVTSKVILPTFKEANQPFVLVFWSRDPDGTQHNQGDSLGAVTPGINGPTSMAAIRNADDNLSALVQTLQALGLDKTTNILVAADHGFSTISKESETSSSANISYSDVSSGKLPAGFLAMDLAIGLDMPLYDPDAKNALVDIKAGQHPKRANGLIGANAELPDVVVAANGGSDLIYLPQGNAKELALKVVDLLLAQDYVSGVFVDDDLGNIAGTLPMSSIGFKGSAITPQPAIVVNFRSYDTGCKVVTVCAAVVADSNLQQGQGMHGSFSRADTKNFMAAIGPDFKQRFKNLAPASNADIGMTMAHLLQLNIPNKGELQGRVLSESLKGGKAVKWQSQLLTSPPASNGLSTILNQQFVGKLPYFDAAGFAGRTVGLKTETAAKKK
- a CDS encoding EAL domain-containing protein, translated to MFEHLSRQVVQAGECIFQEGELGDTAYIIEEGCVEVCIGEGENKIRISLLGKDNLIGEIALIDHQPRTATVRAVVHTVLVPIQRNMVDELLEKTDPVIQHLLHVVLERFRHKHGQYAEGKQVEQYDPQRYSADVLIRQRAVANLSLAEDMRFALQAQQFELYYQPICTISDSKIKGFEALLRWMHPVQGMIPPLDFLGLAEQTGQIRDIGLWTLKQACIDWPILRKRSRDDQPFVSVNMSAAQLTGATFVDEVKAILDEYNMPANELKLELTETCMIGNTQVALEVLVGLQSLGLTIALDDFGTGFSGLDYLQRYPIHTLKIDRAFVSRMLTNHESLQIVRASIDLAQSLGMEVLAEGIETEETRNLLNKLNCTLGQGWLFGKPAGMRHR
- the ppk2 gene encoding polyphosphate kinase 2, giving the protein MTLDHEELSRRVQSDVNDSYDEEYELELDDRILDELVGAETGELSSEDKEQRRLYFRELFRLQGELVKLQDWVASTGHKVVILFEGRDAAGKGGVIKRITQRLNPRVCRVAALPAPNDRERTQWYFQRYISHLPAAGEMVLFDRSWYNRAGVERVMGFCDDEQYEEFFRSVPEFEKMLVRSGIQLIKYWFSISDEEQHLRFLGRIHDPLRQWKLSPMDLESRRRWEEYTKAKEVMLERTHIAEAPWWVVQADNKKTARLNCIHHLLQQMPYEEIKRPSIELPERIRHDDYVRQPVDERLFVPEIY
- a CDS encoding TIGR03643 family protein — its product is MTIKADNPLTEEEVSRIIEMAWEDRTPFEAIEQQFQLSEADVIKLMRSSMKASSFRMWRKRVTGRTTKHSALRSPEISRAYCATQYKHK